A part of Molothrus aeneus isolate 106 unplaced genomic scaffold, BPBGC_Maene_1.0 scaffold_30, whole genome shotgun sequence genomic DNA contains:
- the HCFC1 gene encoding host cell factor 1, producing MAARRGLRGGEGATGSGGRMAGLGGGGSPPRAPPGPPALQPRWKRVVGWAGPVPRPRHGHRAVAIKELIVVFGGGNEGIVDELHVYNTATNQWFIPAVRGDIPPGCAAYGFVCDGTRLLVFGGMVEYGKYSNDLYELQASRWEWKRLKAKTPKNGPPPCPRLGHSFSLVGNKCYLFGGLANDSEDPKNNIPRYLNDLYVLELRPGSGVLAWDIPITYGVLPPPRESHTAVVYTERDGRRSRLVIYGGMSGCRLGDLWTLDIETLTWNKPSLSGVAPLPRSLHSATTIGNKMYVFGGWVPLVMDDVKVATHEKEWKCTNTLACLNLDSMAWEPLVLETLEDNVPRARAGHCAVAIATRLYIWSGRDGYRKAWNNQVCCKDLWYLETERPPAPGRVQLVRANTTSLEVSWGAVPTADSYLLQLQKYELPAAPAPPPVPSVPANPPKSPAPAAPAPPPAPPALPQLGGVGLTLLPPPAAPPNPPGVTAAAVGTAGTAAGTGGGGGTAGGVAAVAAAAGGTAGAVAAPPGATLQVLPAAGGATAAAAASGAATAGRAPGVPAVLKVTGPPAATAGPPLVTVRSAGPGKAPVTVTSLPAGVRMVVPTQSPQGTVIGSSPQMSGMAALAAAAAATQKIPPASAPTVLSVPAGATIVKTVAVTPGATTLPATVKVASSPVMVSNPATRMLKTAAAQVGTAGASPAATNAATRPIITVHKSGTVTVAQQAQVVTTVVGGVTKTITLVKSPISVPGGSALISNLGKVMSVVQTKPVQSSAVTGQASSGPVTQIIQTKGPLPAGTILKLVTSGEGKPTTILTSTQAGAGAAKPPTILGISSVSPSTTKPGTTTIIKTIPMSAIITQSGATGVTSSPGIKSPITIITTKVMTSGTGTPAKIITAVPKLGGGHGQQGVTQVVLKGAPGQPGTILRTVPMGGVRLVTPVTVSAVKPTVTTLVVKGTTGVTTLGTVTGTVSTSLAGGAGGHSATASLATPITTLGTIATLSSQVLNPAAITATAAGGGLGTPTITMQPVSQPTQVTLITTPSGVEAQPVHDLPVSILASPTAEGPPAATSGGGSLAEPPAAEATPGTVTLVCSNPPCETHETGTTNTATTSLVANVGTGGQQLQLQLCEDTGGGTAVVAAPPRACSNPPCETHETGTTNTPTAAGTVGTARLGTPGGPPCPTQQTAATGTTMTARLCPPEGGGGGGVTSCQTQEAAPCQTPWGQPEVGTASGAVTAATTASCETPVGTRLCANPPCETHETGTTNTVTVTGSQLCSNPPCETHEMGTTNTVTVTGSQLCSNPPCETHETGTTNTVTMTVPRPPCSNPPCETHETGTTNTVTTTGTRLCSNPPCETHETGTTNTVTMTAPRPPCSNPPCETHETGTTSTVTTTGTRFCSNPPCETHETGTTSTATTTTATSRPPPESGTAAAPPPRGVPPCSNPPCETHETGTTNTVTMTSSQLCSNPPCETHETGTTNTATTATAGSRPGDTTTATSAATTSSTGGSPPCANPPCETPESGATSTAATRAGSSPCQSHQSGATSTATTAEGVTPPPPCATTTAAATSPPRACSNPPCETHETGTTATATTVTASMGASQEPPPPAANGQGEGENPPSEAGGPPVPPGTPSPPGPSGSGTPQPRAVTTVTQSTPAPGPAVPTISSLTESPPAPPETPPAPASTATPTPTPPGDPHPSSQDPSSAASPSPPGPEAAAPAQAGAEPGGSPEPLAVVVLPPPTAEGGPAEGLALPPELLAEAGGAGGPPGLTPEELAVTAAAEAAAAAAASEEAQAQALAIQAVLQAAQQAVMGTSEPLEPGEPGGGPSELGGALGVSEGAGGAGGALPLVLTQQDLAALVQHQQHLAEAQAAAPPPHLPTEALAPADSLNDPAGDTNGLGDLGTVPGGGTPATLLPPPGDGLAPSSAFVAPPGPTVAPSPAKLQAAAALAEVANGIESTPVKPEPGAPPKALPKKENQWFDVGVIKGTTMMVTHYFLPPDDAAPADDDASGVPDHSQLRRQELQPGTAYKFRVAGLNACGRGPFSELSAFKTCLPGFPGAPCAIKISKSPDGAHLTWEPPSVTSGRIAEYSVYLAIQGGPGGGPEARGGGAQLAFMRVYCGPSPSCLVPASSLASAHIDHTTKPAIIFRIAARNDKGYGPATQVRWLQESSKDGAAGKPGSKRPLASPDLKSAPKKPKAEGQ from the exons ATGGCGGCGCGCAGGGGCCtgagggggggggagggggc gacaggcagcGGGGGACGCATGGCAGGCCTGGGCGGGGGGGGGTCCCCGCCGCGGGCCCCCCCGGGTCCCCCCGCGCTGCAGCCGCGCTGGAAGCGGGtggtgggctgggctgggcccgTGCCCCGGCCCCGGCACGGCCACAGAGCCGTGGCCATCAAGGAGCTCATCGTGGTCTTCGGGGGGGGCAACGAGGGCATCGTGGACGAGCTGCACGTCTACAACACAG ccaccaACCAGTGGTTCATCCCGGCCGTGCGGGGGGACATCCCCCCGGGCTGTGCCGCCTACGGCTTCGTGTGTGATGGCACGCGGCTGCTGGTGTTCGGGGGCATGGTGGAGTACGGCAAGTACAGCAACGACCTCTACGAGCTGCAG GCCTCCAGGTGGGAGTGGAAGCGGCTGAAGGCGAagacccccaaaaatgggcCCCCCCCTTGCCCCCGGCTGGGCCACAGCTTCTCCCTGGTGGGCAACAAGTGTTACCTGTTTGGGGGGCTGGCCAACGACAGCgaggaccccaaaaacaacatCCCACG GTACCTGAACGACCTGTACGTGCTGGAGCTGCGCCCAGGCTCGGGGGTGCTGGCCTGGGACATCCCCATCACTTATGGGGTGCTGCCCCCTCCCCGGGAATCCCACACGGCCGTGGTGTACACGGAGCGCGACGGGCGGCGCTCGCGCCTCGTCATCTACGGGGGCATGAGcggctgcaggctgggggacCTGTGGACGTTGGATATTG AGACGCTGACCTGGAACAAGCCGAGCCTGAGCGGGGTCGCTCCCCTGCCCCGCAGCCTCCACTCAGCCACCACCATTGGCAACAA GATGTACGTTTTTGGGGGGTGGGTGCCCCTGGTGATGGATGACGTGAAGGTGGCGACGCACGAGAAGGAGTGGAAATGCACCAACACCCTGGCCTGCCTGAACCTGG aCTCGATGGCCTGGGAGCCCCTGGTGCTGGAGACCCTGGAGGACAACGTGCCGCGGGCTCGCGCCGGGCACTGCGCCGTGGCCATCGCCACCCGCCTGTACATCTGGAGCGGCCGCGACGGCTACCGCAAGGCCTGGAACAACCAGGTGTGCTGCAAGGACCTGTGGTACCTGGAGACAG AGCGCCCGCCCGCGCCGGGCCGCGTGCAGCTGGTGCGCGCCAACACCACGTCGCTGGAGGTGAGCTGGGGCGCGGTGCCCACGGCCGACTCgtacctgctgcagctgcagaagtaCGAgctgcccgccgcccccgcgccgccgcccgtGCCCTCGGTGCCCGCCAACCCCCCCAagagccccgcgcccgccgcgcccgcgccgccgcccgcgccccccgccctgccccagctgggggGCGTGGGGCTCACCCTGctgcccccgcccgccgcgccccccAACCCGCCCGGCGTCACCGCCGCCGCCGTGGGGACGGCGGGGACGGCGGCGGGGACAGGTGGCGGCGGTGGCACCGCCGGGGGGgtggcggcggtggcggcggcggccggggggacagcgggggcgGTGGCCGCGCCCCCCGGGGCcaccctgcaggtgctgcccgCGGCCGGGGGGGcaacggcggcggcggcggcgagcgGAGCGGCCACGGCGGGGAGGGCACCCG gtgtcccagcagtgctgaaggTGACCGGTCCCCCTGCGGCCACCGCGGGGCCGCCGTTGGTCACCGTGCGCTCGGCCGGGCCCGGCAAGGCCCCGGTGACGGTGACATCGCTGCCCGCCGGCGTCAGGATGGTGGTGcccacccagagcccccagggcacG GTGATCGGCAGCAGTCCCCAGATGAGCGGCATGGCCGCTCTGGCCGCAGCAGCCGCGGCCACCCAGAAAATCCCCCCGGCCTCGGCGCCCACCGTGCTCAGCGTCCCCGCCGGGGCCACCATCGTCAAGACGGTGGCCGTGACCCCCGGGGCCACCACCCTGCCCGCCACCGTCAAGGTGGCCTCGTCACCTGTCATG GTGAGCAACCCTGCCACGCGCATGCTGAAGACGGCGGCCGCCCAGGTGGGCACGGCGGGGGCGTCACCCGCGGCCACCAACGCGGCCACCAGGCCCATCATCACCGTGCACAAGTCGGGGACGGTGACGGTGGCCCAGCAGGCCCAGGTGGTCACCACCGTGGTCGGAGGGGTCACCAAGACCATCACGCTGGTCAAGAGCCCCATCTCCGTGCCGGGGGGCAGCGCCCTG ATCTCCAACCTGGGCAAGGTGATGTCGGTGGTGCAGACAAAACCCGTGCAGAGCTCGGCTGTCACCGGGCAGGCCTCGAGCGGCCCCGTCACCCAGATCATCCAG ACCAAGGGCCCCCTGCCCGCGGGGACCATCCTGAAGCTGGTGACGTCGGGGGAGGGGAAGCCCACCACCATCCTGACCAGCACGCAggcgggggcgggggcggccaAGCCCCCCACCATCCTGGGCATCAGCAGCGtcagccccagcaccaccaaGCCCGgcaccaccaccatcatcaaAACCATCCCCATGTCGGCCATCATCACCCAGTCGGGGGCTACCG gtgtcaccagcagccctgggatcaAGTCCcccatcaccatcatcaccacCAAGGTGATGACCtcgggcaccgggacccccgccAAGATCATCACGGCTGTCCCCAAGCTGGGCGGGGGGCACGGCCAGCAGGGCGTGACACAG gtgGTGCTGAAGGGAGCCCCGGGCCAGCCGGGGACCATCCTGAGGACGGTGCCCATGGGGGGGGTCCGGCTGGTCACCCCCGTCACCGTCTCGGCCGTCAAGCCCACGGTGACCACCCTGGTGGTCAAGGGCACCACCG gtgtgACCACGCTGGGGACGGTGACAGGGACGGTGTCCACCAGCCTGGCCGGAGGGGCGGGTGGCCACAGCGCCACGGCCTCGCTGGCCACACCCATCACCACCCTGGGGACAATCGCCACCCTGTCCAGCCAGGTGCTGAACCCTGCGGCCATCACGGCCACCGCGGCCGGGGGCGGCCTGGGGACACCGACCATCACCATGcag ccggTGTCCCAGCCCACGCAGGTGACGCTGATCACCACGCCCAGCGGCGTGGAGGCCCAGCCCGTCCACGACCTCCCCGTGTCCATCCTGGCGTCCCCAACGGCGGAAGGTCCCCCCGCGGCCACCTCGGGGGGTGGCAGCCTGGCCGAGCCCCCCGCGGCCGAGGCCACCCCTGGCACCGTCACCCTGGTGTGCTCCAACCCGCCCTGCGAGACCCACGAGACGGGGACGACCAACACGGCCACCACCAGCCTGGTGGCCAACGTGGGGACGGggggacagcagctgcagctgcagctctgcgaGGACACGGGCGGGGGGACAGCGGTGGTGGCGGCGCCACCCCGGGCCTGCTCCAACCCCCCCTGCGAGACCCACGAGACGGGGACCACCAACACCCCCACGGCGGCGGGGACGGTGGGGACAGCGCGCCTGGGGACGCCGGGGGGACCGCCCTGCCCCACGCAGCAGACGGCGGCCACGGGGACAACGATGACGGCGCGGTTGTGTCCCCCCGaaggcggcggtggcggcggtgTCACCTCGTGCCAAACGCAGGAGGCAGCCCCGTGCCAAacgccctggggacagcctgagGTGGGGACGGCCAGCGGGGCGGTCACTGCGGCCACCACGGCGAGCTGTGAGACCCCCGTGGGGACACGGCTGTGTGCCAACCCCCCCTGCGAGACCCACGAGACGGGGACAACCAAcacggtgacagtgacagggtcacagctctgctccaacCCGCCCTGTGAGACCCACGAGATGGGGACAACCAAcacggtgacagtgacagggtcacagctctgctccaacCCGCCCTGTGAGACCCACGAGACGGGGACAACCAACACGGTGACAATGACAGTGCCGAGGCCACCCTGCTCTAATCCTCCTTGTGAAACCCATGAGACAGGGACAACCAACACGGTGACAACCACGGGGACACGGCTGTGCTCCAACCCGCCCTGTGAAACCCATGAGACGGGGACAACCAACACGGTGACAATGACAGCGCCGAGGCCACCCTGCTCTAATCCTCCTTGTGAGACCCACGAGACGGGGACAACCAGCACGGTGACAACCACGGGGACGCGGTTCTGCTCCAACCCCCCGTGCGAGACCCACGAGACGGGGACAACCAGCACGGCCACCACCACCACGGCCACCTCGCGCCCCCCGCCCGAGTCAGGGACAGCAGCGGCGCCACCGCCTCGAGGCGTCCCCCCCTGCTCCAACCCCCCCTGCGAGACCCACGAGACGGGCACGACCAACACGGTGACAATGACATcgtcacagctctgctccaacCCCCCCTGCGAGACCCACGAGACCGGGACCACCAACACGGCCACCACGGCCACCGCGGGCTCCCGGCCGGGTGACACCACCACGGCCACCAGCGCCGCCACCACCTCCAGCACGGGGGGGTCCCCGCCTTGTGCCAACCCCCCCTGCGAGACCCCCGAGAGCGGGGCCACCAGCACGGCCGCCACCAGAGCGGGGTCCTcgccctgccagagccaccaGAGCGGGGCCACCAGCACGGCCACCACCGCCGAGGGGGTGACACCGCCCCCGCCCTGTGCCACCACCACCGCCGCTGCCACCAGCCCCCCCCGCGCCTGCTCCAACCCCCCCTGTGAGACCCACGAGACGGGGACGACGGCCACGGCCACCACGGTCACCGCCAGCATGGGCGCCAGCCAAG agcccccccCGCCGGCTGCCAacgggcagggggagggggagaaCCCCCCCAGCGAGGCCGGGGgtccccccgtgccccccgggacccccagcccccccgGCCCCAGCGGCAGCGggaccccccagccccgggcGGTCACCACGGTCACTCAGTCCACGCCAGCGCCGGGGCCGGCCGTGCCG accATCTCGTCGCTGACCGAATCCCCCCCGGCACCCCCCGagacccccccagcccccgcCAGCACCGCCACGCCCACGCCCACCCCTCCTGGAGACCCCCACCCATCATCCCAGGACCCCTCCTCGGCCGCCTCCCCGTCCCCCCCCGGGCCCGAGgccgctgcccctgcccaggccGGCGCCGAGCCCGGAGGGTCCCCGGAGCCTCTGGCCGTGGTGGTGCTGCCCCCGCCCACGGCCGAGGGGGGCCCGGCCGAGGGGCTGGCGCTGCCCCCCGAGCTGCTGGCCgaggcggggggcgcggggggacCCCCCGGGCTCACCCCCGAGGAGCTGGCGGTGACCGCGGCggccgaggcggcggcggcggcggcggccagCGAGGAGGCGCAGGCCCAGGCTCTGGCCATCCAGGCCGTGCTGCAGGCGGCGCAGCAGGCGGTCATGG GGACATCGGAGCCGCTGGAGCCCGGCGAGCCCGGGGGGGGCCCCTCGGAGCTGGGGGGCGCCCTGGGGGTGTCGgagggggcggggggcgcggggggggcgCTGCCCCTGGTGCTCACCCAGCAGGACCTGGCGGCCCtggtgcagcaccagcagcacctggccgagg cccAGGCGGCCGCGCCCCCTCCCCATTTGCCCACCGAGGCCTTGGCCCCCGCCGACAGCCTCAACGACCCCGCGGGCGACACCAACGGCCTGGGGGACCTGGGCACGGTGCCCGGGGGGGGCACCCCCGCCACCCTGCTGCCCCCCCCCGGCGACG GCCTGGCCCCCTCGAGCGCCTTCGTGGCCCCCCCGGGCCCCACGGTTGCCCCCAGCCCCGCCAAGCTGCAGGCGGCCGCCGCCCTGGCCGAGGTGGCCAACGGCATCGAGAGCACCCCCGTG AAGCCGGAGCCGGGGGCGCCGCCCAAGGCGCTGCCCAAGAAGGAGAACCAATGGTTCGACGTGGGCGTCATCAAGGGCACCACCATGATGGTCACTCACTACTTCCTGCCCCCCGACGACGCGGCCCCCGCCGAC gACGACGCCTCGGGGGTCCCGGACCACTCCCAGCTGCGccgccaggagctgcagccggGCACGGCGTACAAGTTCCGCGTGGCCGGGCTCAACGCCTGCGGCCGCGGGCCCTTCTCGGAGCTGTCGGCCTTCAAAACCTGCCTGCCCGGCTTCCCCGGGGCGCCCTGCGCCATCAAGATCAGCAAG agccccgaCGGGGCGCACCTGACGTGGGAGCCGCCGTCGGTGACGTCGGGCCGCATCGCCGAGTACTCGGTGTACTTGGCCATCCagggggggcccggggggggccCCGAGGCGCGCGGGGGGGGCGCCCAGCTGGCCTTCATGAGGGTCTACTGCGGGCCCAGCCCCTCGTGCCTGGTGCCggcctccagcctggccagcgCCCACATCGACCACACCACCAAGCCGGCCATCATCTTCCGCATCGCCGCCCGCAACGACAAGGGCTACGGCCCCGCCACCCAGGTGCGGTGGCTGCAAG agTCGAGCAAGGACGGAGCCGCCGGGAAACCGGGCAGCAAACGGCCCCTGGCGTCCCCCGACCT